In Desertifilum tharense IPPAS B-1220, one DNA window encodes the following:
- a CDS encoding CHASE2 domain-containing protein has product MSPWRSEKFRNLNFPTWGKSILLTSLIVSGVVVGLRQLGALQSLELAAYDQMMRWRPDEGPDDRLLVVGVSESDIQTRREYPLEDGTLAQLLERLEAAQPRAIGVDILRDVPQGEGRQALISQLENSDRIITVCQMSSVDEPGIAPAPGVAPEQVGFADLPIDPGGTLRRAILLSIPQESELPVPSQHICNDPNPDNQLLSFGFNLALLYLMEEGFEPELLDNGNMQIGSTVFRRLTPNAGGYRRADTGNYQISLNYRSHRNAVQQVTITDVLEGNVDPNLIEDRIVLIGYTASIVKDDFYTPYSAATDAWRMPGVVVHAQNVSQILSAVLDNRPLVWYWPEGVEILWIFAWALFGSAIALFTRRLWVYGVSIVIAIAVLYGVVYLLFLGSGWVPLVPAAIALLGGTLSFFFVKHGKAIYQGVKKIIINIEIDEEKKQQQIAAITESDTFTELQTRAAELRQTRQRTRRRDRPTPVLTPATPEDDSDYLQNLQQKGKTLRRHPETTPLPETASPLVAVRETPNGTSNTVDFFDRFRRQPQATPVLDTPPPPSPIPSEAELPSLPKRARRRRTSSEPRPLTAPQTAEDETDYLQSLQQRGQHLKKT; this is encoded by the coding sequence ATGAGTCCTTGGAGGAGTGAAAAATTCCGCAACCTCAACTTTCCCACCTGGGGTAAGTCCATACTCCTGACCAGCCTGATTGTGAGTGGGGTTGTGGTAGGTTTGCGACAATTGGGCGCATTACAATCTTTAGAATTAGCCGCATACGACCAGATGATGCGCTGGCGTCCCGATGAAGGGCCTGACGATCGCCTGTTAGTCGTGGGGGTTAGCGAAAGCGACATTCAAACGCGCCGCGAATATCCCCTAGAGGATGGAACCCTAGCGCAACTGTTGGAACGCTTAGAAGCCGCCCAACCGCGTGCAATTGGCGTTGATATTTTGCGCGATGTGCCTCAAGGGGAAGGACGCCAAGCCTTAATCTCTCAATTAGAAAATAGCGATCGCATTATTACAGTTTGCCAGATGAGTTCCGTCGATGAACCGGGGATTGCACCGGCACCCGGAGTTGCGCCCGAACAAGTGGGTTTTGCAGACTTACCCATCGATCCGGGAGGAACCCTGCGCCGCGCCATATTGCTATCCATTCCCCAAGAGTCGGAATTACCCGTTCCCTCGCAACATATCTGTAACGATCCAAACCCTGACAATCAATTACTATCCTTTGGGTTTAACTTAGCCTTGCTGTACCTGATGGAAGAAGGGTTTGAACCCGAACTGCTAGACAATGGCAATATGCAGATTGGTTCAACCGTCTTTAGACGCTTAACGCCTAACGCCGGGGGTTATCGACGGGCAGATACCGGAAATTACCAAATTTCCCTCAATTATCGATCGCACCGTAATGCCGTGCAACAAGTCACAATAACCGATGTTTTAGAGGGAAATGTTGACCCTAATTTAATTGAAGACCGGATTGTCTTAATTGGCTATACGGCCTCCATTGTCAAAGATGACTTTTACACCCCCTACAGCGCTGCAACAGACGCTTGGCGAATGCCAGGAGTGGTCGTTCACGCCCAAAACGTCAGTCAGATTTTAAGTGCCGTTCTCGATAATCGTCCCTTAGTTTGGTATTGGCCAGAAGGGGTAGAAATCCTCTGGATCTTTGCTTGGGCACTCTTCGGATCTGCGATCGCCCTATTTACCCGCCGCCTCTGGGTGTATGGCGTTTCGATCGTCATCGCGATCGCCGTTCTGTATGGCGTTGTTTACCTGCTATTCCTGGGTTCTGGGTGGGTTCCTTTGGTTCCGGCTGCGATCGCGCTTTTGGGAGGAACGCTGAGTTTTTTTTTCGTCAAACATGGCAAAGCCATCTACCAAGGGGTGAAGAAAATCATCATCAACATTGAAATTGATGAGGAGAAAAAACAACAACAGATCGCAGCCATCACCGAAAGCGATACCTTTACCGAACTGCAAACCCGCGCCGCCGAATTGCGCCAAACTCGACAGCGAACCCGCCGCCGCGATCGTCCCACCCCCGTCTTAACCCCTGCTACCCCAGAAGACGATAGCGACTACTTGCAAAATCTCCAGCAAAAAGGCAAAACTTTAAGACGCCACCCAGAAACCACACCCCTACCGGAAACCGCCTCACCCCTGGTTGCTGTTCGGGAGACACCAAACGGCACCTCAAACACTGTTGACTTCTTCGATCGATTCCGTCGCCAGCCTCAAGCTACCCCAGTTCTCGATACTCCCCCTCCTCCTTCCCCCATCCCGTCAGAAGCAGAGTTGCCCAGCTTACCCAAACGCGCCCGCAGACGCCGCACCAGTAGCGAACCGCGCCCATTAACTGCGCCCCAAACCGCTGAAGATGAAACAGACTATCTACAAAGCCTGCAACAACGGGGACAACACCTCAAAAAGACCTAA
- a CDS encoding PAAR domain-containing protein: MKKPAARLGDMTAHGTPLTPGLGSQNVFIGKIPAWRGVSPAQAAQLTNTFNQGMNAIAQSQIEALAVKGTPASPAAEAKVATTIITTVQMMTQLISSFTADKHLCPLLYGVVPHGSGVVIDGSSTVFINNLAACRVGDTIQETLSVNKIAAGCPTVTIA; encoded by the coding sequence ATGAAAAAACCCGCCGCCCGCTTAGGAGATATGACCGCCCACGGTACGCCCTTAACGCCAGGTTTAGGGAGTCAGAACGTGTTTATTGGAAAAATTCCCGCTTGGCGAGGCGTATCGCCAGCGCAGGCGGCGCAACTGACCAATACCTTTAACCAGGGGATGAATGCGATCGCCCAATCACAAATAGAAGCCCTCGCCGTTAAAGGAACCCCAGCTTCCCCGGCGGCGGAAGCCAAAGTAGCGACAACCATCATCACAACCGTACAAATGATGACCCAACTGATCTCTAGCTTCACGGCTGATAAACATCTTTGTCCCCTATTGTACGGTGTAGTTCCACATGGAAGTGGCGTCGTCATTGATGGCAGTTCCACCGTTTTTATCAATAACTTAGCCGCCTGTCGCGTAGGAGATACCATTCAAGAAACCCTCTCGGTGAATAAAATCGCCGCAGGTTGTCCCACTGTCACGATCGCTTAA
- a CDS encoding GPW/gp25 family protein, with protein sequence MQQNRGNPNHTHLGTGWAFFPRVNVQGGIQLSSDTQNIEESIWIILRTEIGERVYRPTFGSRLSELTFAPLNTQTLLLIRLYVREALEMWEPRIILDNIQTDPDPVRGRIDIIIDYHPKDSYNSRSLVYPFYLSS encoded by the coding sequence ATGCAACAGAACCGTGGCAACCCAAACCATACTCATCTCGGTACGGGATGGGCTTTTTTTCCGCGAGTTAACGTACAAGGTGGAATTCAACTCAGTTCGGACACTCAAAATATAGAAGAATCGATCTGGATTATCCTCCGCACAGAAATCGGCGAACGCGTTTATCGTCCCACCTTTGGATCGCGCCTTTCTGAACTCACCTTTGCACCTTTAAATACGCAAACCCTCCTCCTCATTCGCCTATACGTGCGCGAAGCCTTAGAAATGTGGGAACCGCGTATTATTCTCGATAACATTCAAACCGATCCCGATCCAGTACGCGGTCGCATAGACATCATTATCGACTACCACCCCAAAGACTCCTACAACTCCCGCAGCCTAGTTTATCCCTTCTATCTTTCTTCCTAG
- a CDS encoding VgrG-related protein: protein MQALSGGGLSANRDVPPSRYLALPYLEIDGRKAARNPQDSSDPLMDDLMEDIIQIAAEESLHRPSKFTLVVKNDYFPGRDRDRPWRYQELLEIGKPVKIGFQASTTAHQDFEHPHQDLILEGEITGIETHFTDQSQAPIIVHGYDVSHRLHRGRYNRSFQNMTDKDIVKKIVEEVGIPVGTLDNTGSPHDYVFQENQTNMAFLRERAARLGFELFMHDGKLHFRKPKAGSEIELKWLKDLHSFRVRVTSAEQVSSVEVRGWDYSEKKPIVETAPKPQASNPITQTENGKGKETSTLFNLNRNPPKMVVVDQPIFQGKEAEAIANALFNELSGEFVYADAKGEGDPRIRPGKVVKVADMGLHSGKYYVTETRHLYYERFYTTEFSVRGSRGGSLLDVVSPQHHLQPGQTLMVGIVTDNKDPKGWGRVKVKFPTLTEEHASNWARVVALGAGSQRGFDCLPEINDEVLVAFEHGDIHRPYVLGGVWNGKDAPPASINDTIQSGQVRLRTLKTRTGHTLQFVEEDKGSSKDGIYVQTSGGHKLRLNDSDRTIEVETANGHKLTLSDMNQNITLKSTGSINIQAATTLEIKANGTITVKGSMIFLN, encoded by the coding sequence ATGCAAGCACTTTCTGGTGGGGGATTATCAGCCAATCGCGATGTCCCTCCTTCTCGCTATCTTGCCCTTCCGTATTTAGAGATTGACGGACGCAAAGCCGCGCGAAATCCGCAAGATTCGTCCGATCCGCTAATGGACGATCTGATGGAAGATATTATCCAAATTGCGGCAGAGGAAAGCTTGCACCGACCGTCAAAATTTACGCTGGTTGTCAAAAATGATTATTTCCCAGGACGCGATCGCGATCGCCCCTGGCGCTACCAAGAATTACTGGAAATCGGTAAACCCGTCAAAATTGGCTTTCAAGCCAGCACCACCGCCCACCAAGATTTTGAACATCCGCATCAAGACTTAATCTTAGAAGGGGAAATTACCGGGATAGAAACCCACTTCACCGACCAATCCCAAGCCCCTATTATCGTTCACGGTTATGATGTCTCTCACCGCTTGCATCGCGGCAGATATAACCGATCCTTCCAAAACATGACCGATAAGGATATTGTCAAAAAGATTGTCGAGGAAGTTGGGATACCTGTAGGAACCTTAGACAACACCGGATCGCCCCATGACTATGTTTTTCAAGAAAATCAAACCAATATGGCGTTTTTGCGAGAACGCGCGGCGCGGTTAGGATTTGAATTATTCATGCATGATGGGAAACTGCATTTTCGCAAACCCAAAGCGGGTTCAGAAATTGAGTTGAAATGGTTAAAAGATTTGCATAGCTTTCGAGTCCGCGTTACCAGCGCCGAACAAGTCAGCAGTGTAGAAGTGCGCGGTTGGGACTATAGCGAGAAAAAGCCGATTGTCGAAACTGCACCCAAACCTCAAGCTTCAAACCCCATTACTCAAACCGAGAATGGTAAAGGGAAAGAGACTAGCACGCTTTTTAACCTGAATCGCAATCCCCCGAAGATGGTAGTCGTAGACCAACCCATCTTTCAAGGTAAAGAAGCAGAAGCGATCGCCAACGCCCTATTTAACGAACTCAGCGGCGAATTTGTCTACGCCGATGCTAAAGGAGAAGGCGATCCGCGCATTCGCCCCGGAAAAGTCGTTAAAGTTGCAGATATGGGCCTGCATAGCGGTAAATATTACGTCACCGAAACCCGCCATCTCTACTACGAACGCTTCTACACCACCGAATTTAGCGTCCGAGGTTCGCGGGGAGGTAGCCTTCTCGATGTCGTTTCTCCCCAACACCACCTGCAACCCGGACAAACCCTGATGGTGGGTATTGTGACTGATAATAAAGATCCCAAGGGTTGGGGAAGAGTTAAAGTTAAATTTCCTACCCTGACTGAAGAACACGCTAGCAACTGGGCGCGAGTTGTCGCCTTGGGTGCAGGTAGCCAGCGGGGGTTTGACTGTCTCCCAGAGATTAATGATGAAGTCTTAGTCGCCTTTGAACATGGCGATATTCATCGTCCTTACGTCCTTGGTGGCGTTTGGAATGGCAAAGATGCGCCTCCCGCCTCCATAAACGATACGATCCAAAGCGGACAAGTGCGCTTGCGTACCCTGAAAACCCGCACCGGACATACCTTGCAGTTTGTTGAAGAGGACAAAGGTAGCAGCAAAGATGGGATTTACGTCCAAACTTCCGGCGGTCACAAATTGCGCTTGAATGATAGCGATCGCACTATCGAAGTTGAAACCGCTAACGGTCACAAACTCACCCTCAGCGACATGAACCAAAATATCACCCTCAAATCCACAGGTAGCATCAACATCCAAGCCGCCACCACCCTAGAAATTAAAGCCAATGGCACCATCACCGTCAAAGGCAGCATGATTTTCTTAAATTAA
- a CDS encoding putative baseplate assembly protein — MEFDFLPNLPKSNLDDRTFKDLVDECILRIPRYCPEWTNYNASDPGITLIELFAWLTDQMLLRFNQVPRRNYIAFLEVLGVRLQAPTPAQTDITFYLTTTLPEPYTIPLGVEVATLRTQTDEAIVFSTDAPLTISHPSLRHFLTAQTVENEPQALRDRITGLWTQRSNGEWTGRELSLFNEQPEPGNCFYLVFNPEEQIEGNVLAVTFKGEAATPTGINPDAPPRRWEAWNGTTWQPVLIQESDDGTKGFSFSEIAQQGGNPLQGSDILLHLPTRWPVAHFTTYQGRWLRCVYTIPQTNQPGYNSSPRIISLAVRSVGGTVGASQSSLIQNELLGESDGTPGQSFQLQGFPILPRREGEYLIVTPPGGLPQAWQEVSDFASSTAEDLHYTLDSRTGIIQFGPLIREPSQLVQQTWERYPRTDGITPTQALPSASRSLQPLGPTPLGPQLERQYGAVPPRGSTLRMVGYRVGGGRRGNVQRGTLIIPKSAIPYVARVINHWPARNGADAESLEDAVLRVPAMLRTRDRAVTPEDFEALALQAGMGAVARTRCLSATERQEAGTVRLLIVPQANTDAIAMGMGIHPERFALTPQLQDRILAYLNERRLLGIQVKCIEPNYVGVSVQTEVALEPAYNNPQAQEEILFNLRVALYRFLNPLTGGSDGKGWPFGRPLYPSDIVTLFQQTPGVRYLGVVQLFEIRKQNATWVRTLPLDPVIEPGPQGLLCSWADNRLRSGHVISILS, encoded by the coding sequence ATGGAATTTGACTTTTTACCAAACTTACCGAAATCGAATTTAGACGATCGCACTTTCAAAGATTTAGTTGATGAGTGCATCTTGAGAATTCCCCGCTATTGTCCGGAGTGGACGAACTATAACGCTAGCGATCCGGGAATCACGTTAATTGAGTTATTTGCTTGGTTAACCGATCAAATGTTGTTGCGGTTTAACCAGGTACCGCGACGCAACTATATTGCTTTTTTAGAAGTATTGGGCGTTCGCCTGCAAGCCCCTACGCCAGCCCAAACGGATATTACCTTTTATTTGACAACCACTTTACCCGAACCCTATACGATTCCCTTGGGGGTAGAAGTGGCCACGCTTCGGACTCAGACAGATGAAGCCATTGTTTTTAGTACCGATGCGCCATTAACCATCAGCCATCCCAGTTTGCGGCATTTTTTGACCGCCCAGACGGTGGAAAACGAACCGCAAGCTTTGCGCGATCGCATTACGGGTTTATGGACGCAACGGTCTAACGGAGAATGGACGGGAAGAGAATTATCTCTATTTAACGAACAACCCGAACCGGGGAATTGTTTCTATTTGGTCTTTAACCCAGAAGAACAAATTGAGGGAAACGTCCTGGCGGTTACGTTTAAAGGAGAGGCTGCTACCCCCACAGGCATTAACCCCGATGCGCCGCCGCGCCGTTGGGAAGCCTGGAATGGCACCACCTGGCAACCCGTTCTTATCCAAGAAAGCGATGATGGGACGAAGGGGTTTAGCTTTAGCGAAATTGCCCAACAGGGGGGAAACCCTTTACAGGGTTCCGATATCTTATTACATCTGCCCACCCGCTGGCCGGTTGCCCATTTCACCACCTATCAAGGGCGCTGGTTGCGTTGCGTTTATACAATTCCTCAAACCAACCAACCCGGTTACAATAGTTCTCCTCGCATTATTAGCCTCGCCGTGCGTTCTGTGGGGGGAACAGTTGGGGCGAGTCAAAGTAGCTTAATTCAAAACGAACTTTTAGGCGAAAGCGACGGAACGCCGGGTCAAAGTTTTCAATTGCAAGGCTTCCCCATCCTCCCCCGACGGGAAGGCGAATATCTGATTGTGACGCCGCCGGGAGGATTGCCGCAAGCTTGGCAAGAAGTCTCAGATTTTGCCAGTTCCACCGCTGAAGATTTGCACTATACCTTAGATTCGCGTACGGGAATCATTCAATTCGGCCCTTTAATTCGCGAACCCTCGCAACTGGTGCAACAAACCTGGGAACGCTATCCCAGAACAGACGGTATCACCCCTACCCAGGCGTTACCCTCCGCTTCCCGAAGCCTGCAACCGTTAGGCCCTACCCCTCTGGGCCCGCAGCTAGAACGCCAATATGGGGCCGTTCCGCCCAGAGGTTCTACCCTGCGAATGGTGGGGTATCGGGTGGGGGGAGGACGCCGGGGAAACGTGCAGCGGGGGACTCTAATTATCCCAAAGTCTGCTATTCCCTACGTGGCGCGAGTCATTAACCACTGGCCGGCGCGTAATGGGGCGGATGCTGAATCGTTGGAGGACGCTGTACTGCGGGTTCCGGCAATGTTGCGGACTCGCGATCGCGCTGTCACCCCAGAAGACTTTGAAGCCTTGGCCCTGCAAGCCGGAATGGGGGCAGTAGCCCGAACTCGCTGCCTTAGTGCCACAGAACGCCAAGAAGCCGGAACCGTACGTTTATTAATTGTGCCGCAAGCCAATACAGATGCGATCGCAATGGGAATGGGCATCCACCCCGAACGCTTCGCCCTCACCCCCCAACTGCAAGATCGAATCCTCGCTTACCTCAACGAACGCCGCTTACTCGGTATCCAAGTCAAATGCATCGAACCCAACTACGTCGGCGTCTCCGTCCAAACCGAAGTCGCCCTCGAACCCGCCTATAACAACCCCCAAGCCCAAGAAGAAATCCTCTTTAACCTCCGCGTCGCCCTCTACCGCTTCCTCAACCCCCTCACCGGAGGTTCCGACGGGAAAGGCTGGCCCTTCGGTCGTCCCCTCTACCCCAGCGATATCGTTACCCTCTTCCAACAAACCCCCGGCGTCCGCTATCTCGGCGTCGTTCAACTCTTCGAGATCCGCAAACAAAACGCCACCTGGGTACGCACCCTCCCCCTAGACCCCGTTATCGAACCCGGCCCCCAAGGCCTCCTCTGTTCCTGGGCCGATAACCGCCTCCGTTCTGGCCATGTCATCTCCATCCTTTCCTGA